In one Sphingobium indicum B90A genomic region, the following are encoded:
- a CDS encoding LPS biosynthesis protein, with the protein MNVQGIIRPAAMIEARPESWKSRIINWTVRKRYLLLVVFAPTALLASYLYLIASDQYQSEAHFIVSSGRDNASIPPTGLGQMLGISAAFTGTQGQVLSVTDYLQSHDAVEALRKKADLVGMFRRPGIDFFNKLWAVNPTPEKLLQYYRGKVSVRYDRDSGITTLKVRAFRPDDSYKISENLLQLGEARVNEMNRRSYNDAVAMARGQLAQAEQGVAEIQHRITAYRQIGHDIDPQGTGEAQTKLVIGLRGNLASAQTQLDSMGSAISHSSPQYVALSRHIEALRRELANQAGTLTGSGSTIAQNLGGYEDLKVRQDFAAKRYEAAAAALERARMEAQKQQLYLVRVVNPNMPVKALFPEREKIVLTVFIGLLLTYSIGWLIAAGVREHAA; encoded by the coding sequence ATGAACGTCCAAGGTATTATTCGTCCGGCAGCCATGATCGAGGCTAGGCCTGAATCATGGAAATCCCGCATCATCAACTGGACGGTGCGCAAACGCTACCTCCTGTTGGTAGTGTTTGCGCCGACCGCACTTCTCGCGTCCTACCTTTATTTGATTGCATCAGATCAATATCAGTCTGAAGCCCATTTCATAGTTAGCTCAGGCCGGGACAATGCATCCATTCCGCCGACTGGATTGGGGCAGATGTTGGGTATATCGGCAGCATTCACCGGTACGCAGGGGCAGGTGTTAAGCGTCACCGATTATTTGCAATCTCACGATGCGGTAGAAGCCTTGCGTAAGAAGGCGGACCTGGTTGGCATGTTTCGTCGTCCTGGAATCGATTTTTTCAACAAGCTTTGGGCCGTGAATCCCACACCCGAGAAGCTGTTGCAATATTATCGCGGCAAAGTGAGCGTCCGCTATGATCGGGACAGTGGCATCACAACGCTTAAGGTTCGCGCGTTCCGTCCTGACGATAGTTACAAGATCAGCGAGAATTTGCTGCAATTGGGCGAGGCGCGTGTCAATGAGATGAACCGCCGAAGCTATAATGATGCCGTAGCCATGGCGCGCGGACAGCTTGCACAGGCGGAGCAGGGCGTCGCTGAAATCCAGCACCGTATTACAGCATATCGGCAAATCGGCCACGATATCGACCCGCAGGGAACCGGCGAGGCGCAAACTAAGCTGGTGATTGGCCTGCGCGGCAATCTGGCATCAGCACAGACGCAGCTAGATTCGATGGGGTCAGCGATCAGCCATAGCAGTCCGCAATATGTTGCGCTTTCCAGGCACATCGAGGCGTTGCGACGCGAGCTTGCCAATCAGGCTGGAACACTGACCGGCAGCGGAAGCACAATCGCGCAAAATCTCGGCGGCTACGAAGACCTGAAGGTCCGGCAAGACTTTGCGGCAAAACGCTATGAAGCTGCGGCAGCCGCACTCGAACGAGCGAGGATGGAAGCCCAGAAGCAGCAACTCTACCTTGTTCGCGTGGTCAATCCCAACATGCCTGTGAAAGCACTATTTCCGGAACGGGAAAAGATCGTGCTTACGGTTTTCATTGGCCTGTTACTGACATACAGCATCGGCTGGCTCATCGCAGCCGGCGTAAGGGAACATGCAGCGTGA
- a CDS encoding SDR family NAD(P)-dependent oxidoreductase: MSGLEQRSYIVTGAGGSIGRAAALILARRGANVVVADIVEAAAEETVRLIRAEGGNAVYSHCDVSIEDNAWSTVELAITEFGRLDGAFNNAGLPPVNVPLHQLTSADFQRSLDINVLGVFHCMKHQIAAMLKAGSGGSIVNTASVGGTVAIPAHGEYIAAKHAVIGLTRIAAVDYGQQGIRVNAVLPGAIRTPMLMSVIENEPSHAEFLKTAHPIGRYGEPAEIGETAAWLLSDASSFVTGAAIAADGGYTAI; the protein is encoded by the coding sequence ATGTCCGGATTGGAGCAACGCAGCTATATCGTGACGGGCGCAGGCGGCAGTATCGGCCGCGCTGCCGCCCTTATTCTTGCCCGTCGGGGCGCGAATGTGGTTGTCGCCGATATCGTCGAAGCCGCAGCCGAGGAAACGGTCAGACTGATACGCGCGGAAGGTGGCAACGCCGTCTACAGCCATTGCGACGTCAGTATCGAGGACAACGCGTGGTCGACCGTGGAACTCGCCATCACCGAATTCGGTCGCCTTGATGGCGCATTCAACAATGCGGGGCTGCCGCCGGTCAACGTGCCGCTTCATCAACTGACGAGCGCCGATTTCCAACGATCCCTGGATATCAACGTGCTCGGCGTTTTTCATTGCATGAAACATCAGATCGCAGCGATGCTGAAAGCGGGGAGCGGCGGTTCGATCGTGAACACGGCGTCGGTTGGCGGCACCGTCGCGATCCCCGCACATGGCGAGTACATCGCAGCCAAACATGCCGTTATCGGGCTGACGCGGATCGCTGCCGTCGATTACGGGCAACAGGGAATCCGCGTGAACGCAGTTCTACCGGGCGCTATCCGCACTCCGATGCTGATGTCGGTGATCGAGAACGAGCCTTCGCACGCGGAATTCCTGAAAACCGCCCACCCGATCGGTCGATATGGCGAACCGGCGGAGATCGGCGAAACGGCAGCCTGGTTGCTGTCGGATGCCTCTTCGTTCGTCACCGGCGCCGCCATTGCTGCCGATGGCGGCTACACCGCAATCTGA
- the rfbF gene encoding glucose-1-phosphate cytidylyltransferase, translating to MKAVLLAGGLGTRFAEETSLRPKPMIEIGGRPILWHIMKIYAANGINDFIVCCGYKGYVIKEYFANYFLHMSDVTFDMSANQMTVHSRRAEPWRVTLIDTGENAMTGGRLLAVREHLREEDAFCFTYGDGVGNVDIAGSIDFHRSHGKEATMTVAAPPGRFGAVAIDDTRVMQFQEKPDGDGAVVNAGFFVLSPKVFDRIAGEQTTWEKEPLDGLAADRELHAFKHLGFWQPMDTLRDKQHLEMLWAGGKAPWQVWA from the coding sequence ATGAAAGCAGTACTCCTTGCCGGTGGCCTTGGCACCCGCTTTGCAGAAGAAACTAGTCTACGCCCTAAGCCGATGATCGAGATCGGCGGTCGACCAATATTATGGCATATCATGAAAATATATGCCGCAAATGGCATAAACGATTTCATTGTCTGCTGCGGCTACAAGGGATATGTAATCAAAGAATATTTCGCCAATTACTTTCTTCACATGTCAGATGTAACATTCGACATGTCTGCCAATCAAATGACAGTTCATTCTCGCCGGGCTGAGCCTTGGAGGGTCACGCTGATCGACACGGGCGAAAACGCGATGACAGGTGGCCGACTCCTCGCGGTGCGTGAACATTTGCGAGAGGAGGATGCATTTTGCTTCACCTATGGCGATGGTGTTGGCAATGTAGACATAGCGGGCTCGATCGACTTTCATCGATCGCATGGCAAAGAAGCGACTATGACAGTTGCAGCTCCCCCGGGACGCTTTGGCGCAGTTGCCATCGATGATACGCGGGTTATGCAGTTTCAGGAAAAGCCAGACGGTGATGGCGCGGTGGTAAACGCCGGGTTCTTCGTCCTTTCACCCAAAGTTTTCGACCGGATCGCCGGCGAACAAACAACTTGGGAAAAAGAACCGCTCGACGGCTTGGCCGCCGACCGCGAACTTCATGCATTCAAACACCTCGGTTTTTGGCAGCCGATGGATACCTTGCGCGACAAACAGCATCTGGAGATGCTATGGGCCGGCGGCAAGGCGCCATGGCAGGTCTGGGCATAG
- a CDS encoding RHO alpha subunit C-terminal catalytic domain-containing protein, with the protein MWEGWIFLNHQKQPEVSLQEFLGDFGTRFAGVSWENTDTSLYFEAHLDANWKVLADAFSETYHIPSIHPATIGKTFASAVNPHSRPLDARFWGPHRQFSTFGNPDYAPPEDAMVEKMAYANRDTGNVLGAAETAGMTEYLDHPAINPKQSKHWALDIAVAFPTLHINLSPGGFWSHRFWPISVNRTRWEAEFHVPKPLTGREKLQQELYITRIAEILLEDVTNTERTQRGIEAGAYDTMQLQDGEVQIRHNLHHVDRWVNARTVREALGI; encoded by the coding sequence GTGTGGGAAGGCTGGATATTCCTCAACCACCAGAAGCAGCCCGAAGTCAGCCTGCAGGAATTCCTTGGAGACTTCGGAACGCGGTTTGCCGGGGTTTCTTGGGAAAATACGGATACGTCACTCTATTTCGAGGCGCATCTCGATGCGAACTGGAAAGTGCTGGCCGATGCCTTTTCGGAAACCTACCATATCCCTTCGATCCACCCGGCGACGATCGGCAAGACTTTCGCCAGCGCGGTCAATCCGCATTCCCGCCCGCTCGATGCACGCTTCTGGGGACCACACCGCCAGTTTTCCACTTTCGGCAATCCGGACTACGCTCCGCCCGAAGATGCGATGGTCGAAAAGATGGCCTATGCGAACCGCGATACCGGCAACGTGCTGGGTGCCGCGGAAACGGCGGGGATGACCGAGTATCTCGATCATCCCGCGATCAATCCCAAGCAATCGAAACACTGGGCGCTGGACATCGCCGTCGCTTTTCCCACGCTGCACATAAACCTTTCGCCCGGCGGTTTCTGGTCGCACAGGTTCTGGCCGATCAGCGTCAATCGCACGCGGTGGGAAGCCGAGTTTCATGTACCCAAGCCACTGACCGGGCGGGAAAAGCTGCAACAGGAACTCTATATCACGCGCATCGCGGAAATCCTGCTGGAGGACGTGACGAACACCGAACGCACCCAGCGCGGCATCGAGGCCGGCGCATACGATACGATGCAGTTGCAGGATGGCGAAGTACAGATCCGCCACAACCTTCACCACGTCGATCGCTGGGTGAACGCCAGGACCGTGCGCGAAGCGCTGGGCATCTGA
- a CDS encoding ABC transporter permease has product MNNSVSWNQGSFVKGLPTQGRVIGALIMRELHTRYGRDNIGYLWLLGEPLMLAVVIALLHSGGQKSLGDINPVAFSVVGYTIFIMFRGIVNRSEGALESNLPLLYHRMVTVFDITVARALLEAAGTIMAFTVLFSFCLVVGYTEFPPQPLFILIGIIFVFWMSLAVSLIITGITYENRLLERFVHPMTYFMIPISGAFFRVGWVPRPWRDYLLYNPFPQMFEMIRYGAFESCTLEFVDFQYIVACLLVLTLFGLLSVRAVTRRIHLH; this is encoded by the coding sequence ATGAACAATTCAGTATCCTGGAACCAAGGGTCTTTCGTAAAAGGTCTGCCGACGCAAGGGCGAGTGATTGGCGCGCTTATTATGCGGGAGCTCCACACCCGCTATGGACGCGACAATATCGGCTATTTGTGGTTGCTCGGTGAGCCGCTTATGCTGGCTGTTGTCATTGCGCTACTGCACAGCGGCGGCCAAAAGTCCCTTGGCGACATCAATCCTGTTGCCTTTTCCGTGGTTGGCTACACAATTTTCATCATGTTCCGAGGGATTGTGAACCGATCAGAAGGCGCCCTTGAATCGAACCTCCCCCTCCTGTACCATCGTATGGTAACTGTGTTTGATATTACAGTCGCGCGCGCGCTGCTTGAAGCAGCAGGTACGATCATGGCATTCACGGTCCTATTTTCCTTCTGCCTCGTCGTCGGCTACACAGAATTTCCACCGCAGCCGCTCTTTATTCTTATAGGCATCATCTTCGTCTTCTGGATGTCACTAGCAGTATCGCTAATTATTACAGGAATTACATACGAAAATCGCCTACTTGAGCGCTTCGTTCATCCAATGACTTACTTCATGATACCTATATCCGGCGCCTTTTTTCGTGTTGGCTGGGTACCTCGGCCTTGGCGCGACTACCTACTATACAACCCTTTCCCACAGATGTTCGAGATGATACGTTACGGAGCATTTGAAAGCTGCACACTCGAATTCGTCGATTTCCAATATATTGTTGCATGCCTTCTAGTACTCACCCTCTTTGGCCTCCTCTCTGTGCGAGCCGTAACGCGGCGCATCCACCTGCACTAA
- a CDS encoding EthD domain-containing protein — translation MSAIRMMAVFARRVGMTPQAFHDHWRYPHGSLGQGIRIIKRYVQSHQVDVDFLDADQNRYEGIAEVWFDSEADAAAFVTDPDYVAYALKDEPNFVDMDNFFAVFAREEVLKSRAEALRGDEAAYNWSIDRRPNFAKLTQVVFEEGGTAWAGDDDFALGERLGAFRHTRCHPIEKLVLPGPSVIGVRELYWPTRTLAEQGIAAAGDAFHALFSRAPKAQTIFSISERYV, via the coding sequence ATGAGCGCAATACGAATGATGGCGGTCTTCGCACGGAGAGTGGGAATGACGCCTCAGGCGTTTCACGATCACTGGCGCTATCCCCACGGCTCGCTGGGACAAGGCATCCGGATTATCAAGCGCTATGTCCAGAGCCATCAGGTCGACGTCGATTTCCTCGATGCCGATCAGAACCGCTACGAAGGCATCGCCGAAGTCTGGTTCGACAGCGAAGCGGACGCTGCCGCCTTCGTGACCGATCCTGATTATGTGGCCTATGCGCTGAAAGATGAGCCGAATTTCGTCGACATGGACAACTTCTTTGCCGTTTTCGCACGCGAAGAGGTTCTCAAAAGCCGCGCCGAAGCGCTGCGCGGTGACGAGGCGGCCTATAACTGGTCGATCGACCGACGACCGAACTTCGCCAAGCTTACCCAGGTGGTGTTCGAGGAAGGCGGCACGGCCTGGGCCGGAGACGACGATTTCGCACTTGGCGAGCGTCTTGGCGCATTTCGCCATACCCGGTGCCATCCGATCGAAAAGCTCGTCCTCCCCGGCCCCTCGGTGATCGGTGTGCGCGAACTTTATTGGCCGACGCGGACATTGGCAGAACAGGGCATAGCTGCAGCAGGTGACGCTTTCCATGCGCTGTTTAGCCGAGCGCCAAAGGCACAAACGATCTTCTCGATAAGTGAGCGCTACGTCTGA
- a CDS encoding GNAT family N-acetyltransferase, with the protein MIVDAAQRGRGVGRSIYSTVESWAAARGATEIRLAVLEANEAAERFWRSLGFIEYRRVGPDTFKMRSHRRIELSRRLSGATVEGSNK; encoded by the coding sequence ATGATCGTAGATGCCGCACAGCGTGGTCGTGGCGTCGGACGCTCAATTTACTCGACGGTCGAAAGCTGGGCCGCTGCGAGAGGTGCCACAGAGATTCGGTTGGCCGTGCTGGAAGCGAATGAAGCGGCAGAGCGATTTTGGCGTTCTCTCGGCTTCATTGAGTATCGGCGCGTTGGGCCAGACACCTTCAAAATGCGTAGCCATCGCCGGATAGAACTGAGCCGTCGCCTTTCTGGCGCGACCGTAGAAGGCAGCAACAAGTAA
- a CDS encoding IS6-like element IS6100 family transposase, which yields MTDFKWRHFQGDVILWAVRWYCRYPISYRDLEEMLAERGISVDHTTIYRWVQCYAPEMEKRLRWFWRRGFDPSWRLDETYVKVRGKWTYLYRAVDKRGDTIDFYLSPTRSAKAAKRFLGKALRGLKHWEKPATLNTDKAPSYGAAITELKREGKLDRETAHRQVKYLNNVIEADHGKLKILIKPVRGFKSIPTAYATIKGFEVMRALRKGQARPWCLQPGIRGEVRLVERAFGIGPSALTEAMGMLNHHFAAAA from the coding sequence ATGACGGATTTCAAGTGGCGCCATTTCCAGGGTGATGTGATCCTGTGGGCGGTGCGCTGGTATTGTCGCTATCCGATCAGCTATCGCGACCTTGAGGAAATGCTGGCGGAACGCGGCATTTCGGTCGACCATACGACGATCTATCGCTGGGTCCAGTGCTACGCCCCGGAGATGGAGAAGCGGCTGCGCTGGTTCTGGCGGCGTGGCTTTGATCCGAGCTGGCGCCTGGATGAAACCTACGTCAAGGTGCGGGGCAAGTGGACCTACCTGTACCGGGCAGTCGACAAGCGGGGCGACACGATCGATTTCTACCTGTCGCCGACCCGCAGCGCCAAGGCAGCGAAGCGGTTCCTGGGCAAGGCCCTGCGAGGCCTGAAGCACTGGGAAAAGCCTGCCACGCTCAATACCGACAAAGCGCCGAGCTATGGTGCAGCGATCACCGAATTGAAGCGCGAAGGAAAGCTGGACCGGGAGACGGCCCACCGGCAGGTGAAGTATCTCAATAACGTGATCGAGGCCGATCACGGAAAGCTCAAGATACTGATCAAGCCGGTGCGCGGTTTCAAATCGATCCCCACGGCCTATGCCACGATCAAGGGATTCGAAGTCATGCGAGCCCTGCGCAAAGGACAGGCTCGCCCCTGGTGCCTGCAGCCCGGCATCAGGGGCGAGGTGCGCCTTGTGGAGAGAGCTTTTGGCATTGGGCCCTCGGCGCTGACGGAGGCCATGGGCATGCTCAACCACCATTTCGCAGCAGCCGCCTGA
- a CDS encoding polysaccharide pyruvyl transferase family protein yields the protein MIYLICHSGFLNFGDELIASTWINFLTKKYPGEKIYVDTCMPGVASLLHSSSGNLIFTDTVWRLASSCLGRDMDFILSAGFLRDAEPNVEFGIEQLKRAEIVHLVGGGYITDYHYPNYAILRLLSILKKEANFKLFATGLGIEPLSRENRTILRAIFKDFDAIDFRDKESYAAISSGSTNPNITMSVDDAFLGVFESSEESLLEGSRGKLVIIAQQDEVRDLVLPFLLNLIQSCPFASNGVIIPVLDKGADLALAKQVRSLSGASVEIVDHIDLFRRGLPIGRADFVFTTRFHGHLMASVSGAHGICASVRLPYYDIKHRSLVDLGSGFDLIGMHDFPFEDYDWQKKISSFADKREEILESKMKIVDKLYT from the coding sequence ATGATTTATCTCATTTGTCATTCTGGGTTTCTGAATTTTGGGGACGAACTTATTGCGAGTACGTGGATCAATTTCCTGACGAAAAAATATCCGGGGGAGAAAATTTACGTTGACACGTGCATGCCCGGAGTCGCGTCGCTTCTGCACAGTTCGTCGGGTAACTTGATCTTCACTGACACCGTTTGGCGGCTGGCGTCCTCCTGCTTGGGTCGCGACATGGACTTTATCTTGAGCGCAGGATTTCTTCGCGACGCTGAACCAAACGTCGAGTTCGGGATCGAGCAGCTCAAGCGCGCAGAAATCGTTCATCTCGTCGGCGGGGGTTATATAACTGATTACCACTATCCCAATTACGCGATTCTCCGTCTTCTCTCAATTTTGAAGAAAGAAGCAAATTTCAAACTGTTTGCGACCGGACTCGGGATCGAGCCTCTCAGTCGGGAAAATCGGACAATACTTCGCGCCATTTTTAAAGATTTTGACGCGATCGATTTCAGAGACAAAGAAAGTTACGCAGCCATCAGCAGCGGATCAACAAACCCCAACATAACTATGTCGGTTGATGATGCCTTCTTGGGAGTCTTTGAATCGAGCGAAGAAAGCTTGCTAGAGGGAAGTCGTGGCAAACTCGTCATTATTGCGCAGCAGGACGAGGTCCGAGATCTTGTTCTCCCATTCCTACTTAATCTTATCCAAAGCTGCCCGTTTGCTTCAAACGGGGTGATCATACCAGTTTTGGATAAAGGCGCTGACTTGGCCTTGGCGAAACAAGTGCGCAGTCTAAGCGGGGCCTCGGTGGAAATAGTTGATCACATCGATCTTTTTAGGCGCGGTCTTCCAATTGGACGCGCGGATTTCGTGTTTACTACACGGTTCCATGGCCATTTGATGGCGTCTGTATCCGGTGCTCATGGAATATGCGCGTCAGTAAGGCTACCTTACTATGATATCAAGCATCGGTCGCTCGTCGATCTTGGGTCTGGTTTCGACCTAATTGGCATGCACGACTTTCCATTTGAGGACTACGATTGGCAAAAGAAGATTTCATCCTTTGCAGATAAGCGTGAGGAGATTCTTGAAAGCAAGATGAAAATAGTCGACAAGCTCTATACTTAA
- a CDS encoding SDR family oxidoreductase: MPDVLIAGPGGMLGSGFTLRFPNAISIGRASLDIRQTETIQETIAKSKARWIINCAAHTNVDLAETAIDDAWRVNALLPGILGTACRAAGATLVHFSSTGVYGNWKQSAYEEDDPLQPTTVHHRSKAAGEAAVRDSGCEHLIIRTGWLFGGHPGQPKNFVWKRIVEAANCRELKSDPSQRGNPTAVSDVVTQTLSVLHSGYRGTLNLVSQGSASRMDYVRRIVRSAGLDCRVSPGNQPFARAARVSPNEVAVNKRLQLLGLDRMPTWEDAVDQYVIELQQSSEWLQLRARA; encoded by the coding sequence ATGCCCGATGTGCTGATCGCAGGTCCTGGCGGGATGTTGGGCAGCGGGTTCACGCTGCGCTTTCCCAATGCGATATCGATAGGACGAGCGTCACTCGACATACGACAGACCGAAACTATTCAGGAAACAATTGCGAAGTCGAAAGCACGTTGGATCATCAATTGCGCGGCACACACCAATGTCGATCTTGCCGAGACGGCGATCGATGATGCTTGGCGGGTCAATGCTTTACTTCCAGGCATTCTCGGCACGGCGTGCCGCGCAGCGGGCGCAACGCTGGTCCATTTCTCCAGCACCGGCGTCTATGGGAACTGGAAGCAGAGCGCGTATGAGGAGGATGATCCCTTACAGCCGACTACCGTGCACCATCGTAGCAAGGCCGCTGGTGAAGCCGCTGTCAGAGATAGCGGATGTGAGCATCTCATCATTCGTACCGGATGGTTGTTTGGGGGACATCCCGGACAGCCAAAAAATTTCGTGTGGAAAAGAATCGTCGAAGCCGCGAATTGCCGGGAACTCAAGAGTGACCCAAGCCAACGCGGTAATCCGACAGCAGTGTCTGACGTTGTGACGCAAACACTTTCCGTTCTGCATTCCGGGTACCGGGGAACACTCAATCTCGTTTCACAGGGGAGCGCGAGCCGTATGGATTACGTCCGTCGGATCGTGCGCAGCGCTGGCCTCGACTGCCGCGTATCACCGGGCAACCAGCCGTTCGCGCGTGCGGCACGTGTTTCTCCAAACGAAGTCGCCGTCAACAAACGATTGCAGTTGCTTGGGCTTGATCGCATGCCGACATGGGAAGACGCAGTGGATCAATACGTAATCGAACTGCAACAATCATCGGAATGGTTGCAATTGAGGGCGCGAGCGTGA
- the rfbG gene encoding CDP-glucose 4,6-dehydratase, which translates to MSYFSNAYRGKKVLVTGHTGFKGSWLVSWLLDLGADVVGFSDGVPTSPSLFELSVLANRIDHRIGDVRDREALSTLIAEVRPDVVFHLAAQAIVSTSYVDPLGTISTNVIGTATVLDALRDVTWPCIGVIITSDKCYENVEWPWGYRETDRLGGRDIYSASKGAAELIFHAYHHSFFAVPQNVRLATGRAGNVIGGGDWAADRIVVDCVKAWQKERPVDIRSPRSTRPWQHVLEPLSGYLALGARLLESDGLHGESFNFGPQAEQNRTVVELLGDLAMRWGPLACEPYVITGDIPFHEAGLLKLSCDKALLEMRWQPTLTYTECVSLTGDWYRRVLREQGDVFTITAEQIRHYEELAVQRSRVWTA; encoded by the coding sequence ATGTCATATTTTTCTAATGCCTATCGCGGCAAAAAGGTACTGGTGACTGGCCACACCGGATTTAAGGGCAGTTGGCTTGTCAGTTGGCTGCTTGATCTCGGCGCGGATGTGGTGGGCTTTTCCGATGGGGTTCCCACTTCCCCGTCGCTATTTGAACTGTCCGTCTTAGCCAATCGTATCGATCATCGGATCGGCGACGTGCGTGACCGAGAGGCGCTCAGCACTCTCATAGCTGAGGTTCGTCCCGACGTGGTCTTCCATCTTGCCGCCCAGGCCATCGTCTCGACGAGCTATGTGGATCCGCTTGGTACCATATCGACCAACGTCATCGGCACCGCAACAGTGCTAGACGCATTGCGCGACGTTACCTGGCCCTGCATCGGCGTCATCATTACCAGCGATAAATGCTATGAAAATGTCGAGTGGCCTTGGGGATACCGGGAAACAGACCGATTGGGCGGTCGGGACATCTACAGCGCCTCAAAGGGCGCGGCCGAACTGATCTTCCACGCTTACCATCATTCCTTTTTTGCAGTACCGCAGAATGTCCGCCTCGCGACCGGGCGCGCGGGGAACGTGATTGGGGGAGGTGATTGGGCGGCGGACCGCATTGTGGTCGATTGCGTCAAGGCGTGGCAAAAGGAGCGCCCGGTCGATATCCGCAGTCCGCGCTCCACCCGTCCGTGGCAGCATGTGCTGGAGCCACTGAGCGGATATCTCGCGCTTGGTGCCAGGCTGCTGGAGTCCGATGGCCTACATGGCGAAAGCTTCAATTTCGGTCCCCAAGCCGAACAGAACCGAACAGTCGTTGAACTGCTGGGCGATCTCGCGATGCGTTGGGGGCCACTGGCCTGTGAACCTTATGTCATCACCGGCGATATTCCATTCCACGAAGCCGGTCTACTGAAGCTGAGCTGCGACAAAGCACTGCTTGAGATGCGCTGGCAACCAACCCTCACCTACACCGAGTGCGTAAGCCTGACTGGTGATTGGTATCGCAGAGTTCTTCGGGAACAGGGCGACGTATTCACGATCACCGCCGAGCAAATCCGCCACTATGAAGAACTCGCAGTGCAGCGCAGTCGCGTGTGGACAGCATGA
- a CDS encoding protoporphyrinogen/coproporphyrinogen oxidase: MTHSTNAILGAGIAGLAAAKAARDMGKPATVYEARDRAGGLLDNFTIDGFRFDTAVHLSFATEPEVREVFDRTPFITHTPEATNWDHGYWLKHPAQTNMFPLPWEEKVELILGLAENTDGEIRNYRDWLIQQYGLPIAERWPLVYTEKYWTLPAEKLGTDWIGQRMRRADLREVLQGALTAETPNHYYVKEMRYPERGGYRAFIEPLIEAADVRLGHRLSRIDPVSRRLEFAQGEVTTYDRLVSTLPLPMLINCIESVPDEVRRNAATLFATSLDLVSVGFKRDDVPPALWFYIYDRDIKAARAYSPSWKSPDNAPSGCSSLQFEIYSSPQAPQDQTPEQLKQGIVDALGTMGLASPEDILVLDHRTVPFANVVFDLGMEERRDSIIRWLNTMNIQCAGRFGEWAYLWSNQAMMSGLKAGFSAFA, encoded by the coding sequence GTGACCCATTCGACTAATGCGATACTCGGCGCTGGTATCGCAGGCTTGGCCGCAGCAAAAGCTGCGCGCGATATGGGTAAACCTGCAACTGTGTATGAGGCGCGTGACCGAGCAGGCGGGCTGTTGGACAATTTCACGATCGATGGATTTCGATTTGATACCGCGGTTCATCTGTCTTTCGCAACAGAACCTGAGGTGCGCGAAGTTTTTGATCGCACCCCGTTCATTACGCATACGCCGGAGGCGACGAACTGGGACCACGGTTATTGGCTCAAGCACCCGGCCCAAACGAACATGTTTCCCTTGCCTTGGGAGGAAAAAGTCGAGCTAATCCTTGGCCTAGCAGAAAACACGGATGGTGAAATCCGCAACTATCGTGATTGGCTCATCCAGCAATACGGCTTGCCGATCGCCGAACGATGGCCGCTGGTCTACACGGAAAAATACTGGACGCTACCTGCGGAAAAACTTGGTACCGATTGGATCGGCCAACGGATGCGCCGGGCCGATCTTCGAGAGGTTCTACAAGGCGCGCTTACTGCGGAGACACCCAATCACTACTATGTTAAGGAAATGCGATATCCGGAGAGAGGCGGATATCGTGCTTTTATAGAACCACTGATCGAGGCAGCCGACGTGCGACTCGGGCATCGTCTGTCGAGGATAGATCCAGTTTCGCGGCGGCTTGAGTTTGCCCAAGGCGAGGTCACAACATACGATAGACTGGTGTCAACACTACCGTTACCGATGCTGATCAATTGCATTGAAAGCGTCCCGGACGAAGTTCGTCGTAACGCCGCCACGCTTTTTGCGACAAGCCTAGATTTAGTATCAGTCGGATTCAAGCGCGACGACGTGCCGCCTGCCTTGTGGTTCTACATCTACGATCGTGACATTAAGGCAGCGCGAGCCTATTCTCCGAGTTGGAAGTCTCCCGACAACGCACCATCAGGCTGTAGTTCCTTGCAGTTCGAAATCTATTCGTCTCCGCAAGCGCCCCAAGATCAAACTCCCGAGCAATTGAAGCAAGGAATCGTTGACGCACTCGGTACAATGGGACTCGCCAGTCCCGAAGATATTCTGGTTCTTGATCATCGAACCGTTCCGTTTGCGAACGTTGTGTTTGACCTCGGCATGGAAGAACGACGTGACAGCATCATCCGCTGGCTCAACACAATGAACATTCAATGTGCTGGCCGGTTCGGTGAATGGGCGTACCTCTGGAGCAATCAAGCAATGATGAGCGGGCTCAAAGCTGGGTTCAGCGCATTCGCGTGA